Genomic segment of Azospirillum brasilense:
CCTGTGCCAGGAAGCGCGCCAGTTCGTCCTTCGTCTTGTGCCGCAGCAACCCGCCGGAGCCCTTTCCCGCAGTGTCGAGCATGGCACCGGCGAAGCCGGCTTTCGCGATGTCGGGAAGCAGAGTGCCGGGGTCGGTCCAAAGATCGGCGAACAGCACGGCGACGATGCGGGTGCCCCGCCGGGCCTCCGGCGCCAATGCCTCGACGCAGCCCACCGGATCGCCGGGGGGAGACAGGCCGATCTTCACGTACTCGACGCCGCAGGCCCAGGTCTCGGCCACGCGCCTCGTCACGGGGGCGGGGTCCATCGGCAGGTCGCCTACGGTGGCGCTCAGCGGTGCGCGGACGGACCATCGGCGGGCTGTGTCCACAGCGTGGGCGATGGCGTCCTGCGGCCATGCCCCGAGTGCACCAGCCTTGGGGTCTTTCAAATCGAGAATGTCCGCACCACCCCGTGCGGCGAGCGTCAGTTCCTCCAGGGACGCGACGCTGGCGAGCAGCCGCGTCATGGTGCCTTCCCCCCGCACGCCCGGTGTTCGGCGATGCGGTCGAGCAGCCAGCCCCACGCCTCCAGCTCGACGGGACCGGCGGTCTTGCCGATGGCGATCGACAGATAGTCGATTTCCCGGTCAATCTTTTCGGGTGGCAGGAGGTGCAGGCGGCTGACCAGAATCGCCCCCTCCACCACGGCGGCCTGCGCCCGGTTGAATCCACGGAACGGACGGTGGGTGACGCGATGCACCGGGCGGCAGTCCAGGCGCGGGCGCACGCCATCGTCCTCCACCGCGGCCACGTCCAGTTCCTCATGCGCCAGCGCCCCGGCGAGCACCGCGCCGCGGATGCGCTCCGCCGGAATGGTCGGCCAGTCGCGTTGCCGCCCGGAGACACAGCCGGCAAACACCCGGACGTCGTCGGTGAAGTTCACCACCGCGCAGCGCGTGGCGAGCAGGTTGTCGAGCGTGCGCGACGGACGGAAGGGGGCCAGGACATAGCCGGTCTCGGTCACCGTGGCGCCCATGGGGGCCACGTGGACGGTGCCCGCCGCGTCGCAGCTCGTGATGATGGTTTCGCGGATGAAGGTCACGTCTCGCCCCCTCCGATGCTGTCCGGCGCGTCCGCCGCCACGCCCCAGCGCAGTTCGTTGTCCTGGCTGTAGCGCTTGCCGAGCTGCCAGGCGATCTGCGCGCGCGCCAGTTCCGCCCCGAGATAGAAGGCGTGCCCCATATCGGTGCGGGGATCGATGTGCGGGAGCAGGGCGAAGGGATCGCCGGCCACATGGTGCCCATCGCGGTTGTAGAGATGGAGCCCCCGCTCCGTCACCTCGATCCGGTAGTTCGGGTCGCGGATGCGGGCGGCGAGGTCGGCCACCTGCTCCGGCGTGCTGGTGAAGGGCTTGCGGTCGCGCAGGCAGAGCAGGGCGTCGCCGAAATTGCGGGGCAGGGCACCGGCCTCCGCGGCGGCGAAGAACTGGCGCCGCGCCGCGTCGAACTCGCGGATGGTCCGGCGGCAATGGGGGCTGACCTGCACCGTCAGGACATGGTCGATGCGCAGTTCGGAGACGACCCCCATCAGCAGCGCGGTCATCCCCGGCGTGTCGGCGTCGGTCAGTTCGGTGACGTTGCCGACCCCCATCAGGATTTCCAGGTCGGGATGGCGCGCCCGGACCTCGCGGTAGCGCAACAGGGAGTCGGTGAAGCCGTGATGGATCGGCTCCAGGATCGGGTCGGCGATGCAGCGGCGTCCCGCGTCTCGGATTGCGTCCAGCGCCCGGTCGAGCGACGGGAGATCGCCCGGCGTGGTGGGGATGACGATGGGCACCGCGTCGGTCTCGCGGGCGACCCAGGCGGTCTCCTCGGTCAGGCTGAGCAGGTAGGAAGCGCCCGCCGCGGCACCGCGCAACAGCTCCCTGGGGTCGAGGGAATCGACGCTGACCGTGTGGCCGGCCTCGCGCAGTGCCGTCACCGCCTCCTCCAGATGGGGGAAGGGATGGTCGGGCAGTCCGCCGAGGTCGATCACATCTGCCCCGTCCGCCGCGAAGCGGGCAGCCCGCTCCAGGATCGCCGGCACGTCGAGCAGCGGCGCCTCGACGATCTCGGCAAAGATCCTGGTGCGGTAGCGGCTGAGATCGAGCGGGGTGGCCTGACGCCGGAAATGCTGGGGCAGATCATCCAGCTCGTCGGGACCGCGCTCGAAGGGCACGCCGAAATGGGCGGACAGCCGGTCGAGGTCGCCGCGGAACCGCCCCGGCAGCAGGACGAGGTCGGCCCCCTCGGTCGAGGCGAGGCGGCGCAGCACGATTTCCGTCGTCGCCAGCGCCGCGACCTTGATGCCGAGATTGACCACGGTGGTTCGGAACTCCAGCGGTTCCAGTGCGGCAAGCACATGGCGCAGGCGCGGTTCGGCCAGTGCGCCGGTCAGGAACAGGACGTGCTTGGGACGCTCAGCCATCGGCGTCCTGTTGATCGACGGGCAGGGCAAGGTGGGTGCCGCACGGGTTGCCCTGGTCCAGAGCCTTGGCGAAGCGCCGGTGATCGTCGCGCGACACGCACCAGACGGCCCCGCCGTAGCGCGCCATGCGGTCCGGCAAGGCCGGATCGACGATGCCCTCCGATACGAGCTGCGTCACGGGGGCCACGGCGTCCGGCAAGGCAGCGGACTTGACGAGAACCGCGCAGGCGGCGCCGAGCGCGCCGGCCAGCCAGACCGCCAGACTGTCGGACGTGACGTCCCAGCTTTCCGCCACGTCGGCGTTGTCCGCCAGGGGAAGGGGCATCCAGACGGTCGGGCTCGGCTGGCCGCGCAGGTCGGCGAGGCTGCGGGCGGGTGTCAGCCGCGGCTCCAGGTCGGCCAGGGCGGTTCCGTACTGCTCCATGGCGAGCAGGGCCATGCGGTGCGCGGCACGGTCGCCGAAGCCGAGCGCCGGCTGGGCGTCGCGAACGGCGTCGGCGAAGGGACCGCCGCCGGGGACGATCACGACCCGCAGGCGCCGCGCCGCGGCCAGGATCTCCAGCCAGCGTCGCAATTCCGGGGCGCGCCACAGGCTGCCGCCCAGCTTCACGACCCACAACGGCGCGCTGCTCATGATGCCGTTCGCGCTCCCTCGGGACGGGAACGCTCGATAACGATGCCGACGCCGCCGGATTCCGGGACGACGTCCAGCTTCTCCACCTGCACCCGCGCGCGGGTCACATCCGGGTTGGAGAAGCACAGCGCGAGGATCCGGTCGCCCAGCGTCTCGACGAGGTTCACATGGGCGCCGTCGCGCAGGGCGCGGATGCCGTCGATCAGGAAGTCGTAGGACAGCACTTCGTCCAGGCTGTCGGTCATCGGCCGGTCGGGCCAGGGCAGAGTCAGCGAGACGTTGATCCGGACGCGCTGCGTGCGCTCCTTTTCCTCGTCCCAGACGCCGATCCGGAACTGGTCCACATAGTCGCGCAGCGTGATGTCGTAGTACCGGACGCGGCTCGCCGCCGGGCGGTACGGGACATAGGAGAGCAAAGCGTCGTCGGCCAAGCGATCCTCCTCCCCGTGTCGGACGAAGGTTGGCTCCCCCGCCTCGGATGTCGTCAGGGTTCGTCACCGGTCGGACGGCGGTGCGGCCAGCAGGCGGTGACGCAGCAGCCAGTCGACGCCGCGCCGCCACGACCGCTCGTTGTCGCCGCGGATGTCCGCGTTCGCGACGGCGATGATCTCGCCGTCTTCACCGCCATCTCCGGTGCGGCGCATTATAATCTGCATGTTGAGGATCAGCGTGCTGATCTTATGGATGAAACCCGTCACCACGATGTCCGCGCCGGCGCGGCGCCCGAGGTCGCGTTCGCAGCCGTTGCACCGATAGAGCGACGCCGGCACCTCCGCGGCGACGGCGCTGTCGTGAACGCCGGTCACCGCGTAACCGCCATCCTTCAGCCCGTCGCGCAGCAGCGCCGTCACCCGTTCCAGCCGTCCGGCATGGTCCGGATCGGGAGGTTCCCGGCTGGTGTCCACCAGTTCCAGATCGAAGACCAGAACCTTGGCCGGCGTCTGCGCCGCCGCCGGAGCCGCGCCGCTCAGCAGCAGGAACAGGAGCGCCGGCGCAGCGAACTCCGTCGGCCTCATCCGAATGCGTGGATGGGCAAGGACGCCCGATGTCCGGCAGAATCCCATCATGCGTCACCGCTCCGCTGTTCTTGCCGTCGCGTTGCTCACCTTGGCCTCTGTCCCGGCGGCGTCCGTTCCGGCGGGGGCGGCCGGGAGCGACCCGGATTGGCCCTGCGTCCAGATCCTCGTGCCGGCCCTGTCGTCCGGCCAGATCTGGCCCGGCGATCCCATAGAGGGGAAGGAAGGCGACTGGCGCGATATTCCCGGCACCGAACCGGTCCTTAAGCAGCTTCTCGACCGCCGGCTCGATCCGGAGCAAGAGCAGGCGGCGATCGACCGCTTCGCCGACCAGCTGGAAGCCGACCGGGCAGCGGCGGACCGCAACGCCGCCCTCACCGCCCTGTTCGCCGGCGTCTTCGACGCGCTCAACCAGGAGCGCGGGCAGGCCATTTCGGCCATCAAGCGCTACGCCCACCAGCAGCGCGTCCTGCTCGACAGCATCGACGCGGCATTGACCCGCCTCCAGACGCTTCCCGCCGACGCTCCCGAGGCGGCGGCGCTGCGGGAGGAGATCGCGTGGCGGCGGCGCATCCTCGACGAGCGGCGACGCAACCAGACGGCGTTGTGCGAGCAGCCGGTCCAGTTCGAACAGAAGGCCGGCCGCATCGCCCGGGACATCGCCGCCCGCCTGGACTGAGGCGAGCGGTTTCGCTCAGTTCGACGGGCCGCCGGTGAAGGGCTGCACCGTCTCCAGCCCGTATCCCGCCTCCTGCCAGCGCATGGCGCCGTCGGAATACCAGTAGACGTTGCCGTACCCCCACTCCACGGCGCGCTTGGCGGCGTTCCAGGACATCCAGCAATCCGGCTCGCAGAAGAAGACCAGCCGGGCGGCCCGATCCCCATGACTCACGGTCTCCAGACCGGCGCGGAAATAGCGCTCCTGTTCGCCCGACAGGCTGCCGTAGCCGGTGTTGGGAAGCCAGACCGCGCCCGGCAGACTGCGGCGGGGCGGCGGCACCCACACGGCCGGCTCCGGACGGTCCGCCGGGCGCGGCGGAGCCGGCATCACGTCGACCAGCCGCGTGTCGGGAAAATGCTCGATCAGCCGCCGCAACTCCGCCAGGGTCACGGTGGAGGCACCGGACAGGCCGGCCGGGGTCGGGGCGCGGTATTGGTCCATCCGGTAGCCCGGCGGCTCGATGGCGGCGGCGGTCTTCAACGCGCCATCGGGGCCGATGATCGGGACGTGGTAGCGCAGCAGGATGCGGTCGATGTCGTCCTGGCGGCGCTTGATGAAATCGTTCAGCCAGTGCTTCCACTCCGGCTCGTCGGAGCGGATGCCCATGGAGATGTTGAATTGCAGCCGGGCGCCCGCCGGCTCCTTGACCAGCGGCACGACGGTCAGCGGCTCCGTCTGCTGGGCGGCGAAATAGCCGGCGATCGGCCCCCAGATCACCGCGGCGTCGGTCCTGCCGGCGGCGACGTCCTCGATGGCGTCGCGGGCCGGGTTGTTGGCGCGCGTGTCGGTGTTGAGCTGGTAGGGCTCCGTCCGGGTGATGCCGTAGAGGCGCAGCAGATTGACCGCGGGCGTCTTCTCGACGACGCCGATGCGGGCGTCTTTCAGCGACGGATCGCCCACGCTCTCCGCCCGGATGCCCGACTTTGTGCGGTAAACGAGGGAATAGACGGTCCGGTAGTAGGGGTTGGTGTTCTGCATCAGCTCTTCGCCGGACGCCGTGCCCATGACGAGGTCGCACTGTCGCGCGCGCAGCGTGTTGCGGACGAAGCCGATGGTCTGCGGCCACCAATAATAGGTCACCGGTTTCTTCAGATCCTCGCCGATGAGCCGGGCGATCTCGTTCTCGAAACCCTCCATCCTCTCGTTGGAATAGGGCAGGAGGTTGCCGTCGGCGCAGACCCGCACGGTCTCGCGTTCCGTCACCTCGACGGCGTGGGCCGGCGCGGTGACGGACAGCAGCGCCGCGGCGATGGTGACGGCAAGGGCGATGGATGCGGAAGGATTTGCCATGAAGGAACCTCCTGCCGGATCAGCCGCCGATGCGTTGCGGGCGTCCGCCGGGCAGCGCGCCGTCGGCCCGTGCCTTCAGGTAGCGGTAGATGTCGTCCAGATGGTCCATGATGTTCGGATCGAGGCCGAAGGAGGGCATCACCTTGTCGCCGGTGGCTCCCTGGTTCTGGCGGCCGTTGACCACGACCTCCTTGAACTCGTCGTAGCTGAGGCGTTTGAGCGAGTCCGCGAGGCTGGGGGCGAAGGACGACCCCGACGCGTCGAAGCCGTGGCAGGTGTGGCAGGTCGCGTGGAAGCGGCGGTAGCCGTTGTAGGTTCCCTTGTCCACCTGACCGTCCTTGACGATGTAGGTCGGTGTTCCGTCGGGGGTCGTCGGCGCGTCCTGCGCCAGGGCGGCGAAACAGGCGACGGTGCCCACGGTCAGCGCACCGGTCAGCAAGCCAAGTCTGCGTTTCATGGATGTCGAGATCCTTGCCCGGAAGCCGGGTCCCAGTAAATGCCGAAGGCTCTAAAGCAAAACCCCCGGTGCGTTGCGGCACCGGGGGCAGGTCTGCCGATCACTTCTGGTCCGGGATGTGGAACACCGTCAGGACGCCACCGAGCTGGGTGTATTCGCCCAGCGACTGGTGGGCGCCGACCGCGCCGAGGCCGGCGGTCGCCACGCCTCCACCCTCGGTGTGGCCGGGATGGACGGCGTTGTGCCACGCCTGCGCCCCGGCCTCCTGGGTCAGGCCCGCGGCGAGGCCGATGCCGGCCCAACCGCCGACGCCCGACAGGACGGCCACATACTGCTTGCCGTTGTGGGTGTAGGTGTTGATGTTGCCGATGATCCCGGACGGGGTCTTGAACCGCCACAGCTCCTTGCCGTCCTTCATGTCGACGGCGACAAGGTAGCCTTCGAGCGTCCCGTAATAGGCGACGCCGCCCTTGGTGGACAGGGCGCCGCTCCACACCGCGAAGCGTTCCGGCCGCGACCAGACGATCTTGCCGGCCGCCGCGTCCCAGGCGATGAAGTTGCCCATGCCGCCGTGCGAGTTCGGCGTCGGGTACATGGACACGGTCGAGCCGACATAGGCCTGCCCCGCCGTGTAGGAGACGGAGAACGGCTCATAGTCCATGCAGATGTGGTTGGTCGGGACGTAGAACAGGCCGGTGTCCGGCGAGAAGGAGGCCGGTTGCTGGTCCTTGCTGCCGAGTGCTGCCGGGCACACGGCCGCGGTGTTCTTGTCCTCGCCGTTGGCAAAGGTGCTGTATTTGTCGACGACGTTCGGCCGTCCGGTCTTCATATCGACGTCGGTCGCCCAGTTGACCGTCGGGTCGAACTTCTGCGCGACGAGCAGCTCGCCGGTCGCCCGGTCCAGGGTGTAGGCGAAGCCGTTGCGGTCGAAGTTGACCAGAACCTTGCGCTGCTGGCCGTTCATGTTGATGTCGGCGAGGATGTTCTCGTTGACGCCGTCGAAGTCCCATTCGTCGAAGGGCGTCTTCTGGTAGACCCACTTCGCCTCGCCGGTCTCCGGATCGCGGGCGAAGATGGTCATCGACCATTTGTTGTCGCTCTTGGCCCGGTCCTTGTCGACGGCCCGCTGCGTCGGGTTCCAGGTGCCGGGGTTGCCGGTGCCGTAATAGATCAGGTTGAGCGCCGGATCGTAGGTGTACCAGCCCCAGGTGGTCCCGCCGCCGCGCTTCCATTCCTCGCCCGGCCAGGTCGAGACGCCGAGGTCCTTCTGCCCGATGGGCTTGCCCATCATCATCGTCTTCGACGGGTCGATCTTCACGTCGGTGTCGGGACCGGTCGAGAAGGCCCGCCACACCATCTTGCCGCTGTTGGTGTCGTAGGCCGTCAGATGCCCGCGCACGCCGAACTCGCCGCCGCTGATGCCGACGAAGACCTTGTCCTTGACCACCAGCGGGGCCGCCGTCAGGGTCTCGCCCTTGGTGTGGTCGCCGTTCTTGGCCTTCCACATCTCCTTGCCGGTCTTGGCGTCGAGCGCCACCAGCGTGTTGTCCGCCTGTGCCAGGAAGACTTTGCCGTCGGCGACCGCGACGCCGCGGTTGACGGTGTCGCAGCACATCACCGGAATGACGGTCGGGTCCTGGACCGATTCATATTTCCAGATGACCCGCCCCGGGTTGTTGAGGTCGAGCGCGAAGACCTTGTTGGGGAACGGCGTGTGAATGTACATCACGTCGCCGACGACGATCGGCCCACCCTCATGGCCGCGCAGAACCCCGGTCGAGAACGACCACGCGACCTGGAGATTCTTGACGTTGTCGGTGGTGATCTGGTTGAGCGGGCTGTACCGCTGTCCGGCATAGTTGCCGAGCTGAGACGCCCAGTTGTTGGGGTTCGCTTCATTCTTGAGAATACTGTCGTTCGCAGAAGCCGAGCCGGCTGCGACGACGGCGACAGACGCCAGAAGCCAGCGAGACAATACCTTCATGACGATCCCTCCCGTGATGGCGCTTATTGTTTACCCAAAAACCAATGGGCTTCTTGCTTATGAGCGCAGCGCTGAGTGCAAAAGGGCGTTGTCGCGCGGATATTGTCGCGCGGTATGTTCGGTTCTGAATTCAATATTCAGAAAAGCTGACGCCAAATTGGTACTTAATGCTATATTGGGACCATCTTCTCGTCAAGGCTCTGCCGAATAGAAAATGTCAAACAATCGTCTTGTGCCAGATTTATCCAGGACCGGCCGCAAATTGGGAGTAAGAGATTAATCCTTCAAAACAAGATTTTGTAATTTATTTATTTGCAGTTTTGAGCGCGAATTTTGTGCAGAGCAGCAATATTTGCTGCAAAGCAGCGTGGCCCGATCCGTGACGCCGGCTGTTGATGCATGCGTTCCGGCCTTCGTCCGCCTTGGCGGAAGCGCCGAAGGCGCCGGCTCATCGAGCTTTCGTACAGGAAACGCGAACCATGTTTGAACTGGTTCTGGTGATTTGTCTGGCCGTGCGGCCGGACCACTGCGCCATCGAGCGTCCACTCTCCTTCGAACGGTATCCGACCGCGGTCGAATGCACGCACAACAGCTACGTCCACGTCGTGCATTGGCTCATGGAACATCCCAACTGGAACGTCCGCCAATGGCGGTGCGAGCAGCCCGGGGCCTGACGCCAGCGCAGGTTGCTTCAAGGATAGAAAACACGTCACTCAACGTTCCGTTGACCTGCGGCGCGCCGACTCCAGACTTGCGCGAAAGCTTCTCTGGACCTTGCGGCCCGTTCCGTTTCATCCGTTGCACCAACGGCTTTGCAAACTCCCAACGTTTAGGCATTGGTTAACCTTCGATGCCTAATGATTCGGCGCCCTGTGGTTTGGCTCATTTCCGAGCAGCCGTAATCGCGCAATCCTGTCCTCGTCCTGGGCATGGCATGCGGCTTGCTCTCGCTGATCCACACGATGTTGGCACAGCCGTGCCGTTGCGTTTTGGAGCGCCCGATGTTTGTTACCCTGTCGATGATCTTCTGCCTGGCGTCCGACCCGACCCAGTGCCGGACCATCAACCCGATGGTTCCCGACACCGAACCCCTGACCATGTCGAGCTGCCCGATCGCCGGTCAGATCGAGAGCGCCAAGTGGATCAATGACCACCCGAAGTACGAGCTTCAGCGCATCCAATGCACGGTAGGTAAGCGGTTCAAGCAGCAGGGTGCGTGAGGGTTTGACGGGGACGGTCCGGTGCCGCCTCACGCCAGCGCCGCGGCCCGGCGCAGGTCGGCCACGAACTCCGCCTGCGCCCGCCGCCGCTCCTCGTCTCCCGGGAGCCTCAGCAGATAGGAGGGGTGGACGGTGACGAAGCCGTTCCACCCGTCGCCGTTCCGCCCGTCGCCGTTCCGCCCGTCGAAGGCCATCGGCCCCCGCTCGCGCAGCACCGAAACGGGCCGGCCGCTCAGCGCCAGGGCGGCCGTGGCTCCCAGCGCGACGACGAGGCGGGGGCGGACGAAGCCAAGCTCCGTCATCAGCCACCAGCGGTAATGCTTGACCTCGCCGGAGGTCGGCGACTGGTGGATGCGCCGCTTGCCGCGCTGGACGAATTTGAAATGCTTGACGGCGTTGGTCAGGTAGAGGCCGCCGCGGTCGACGCCGGCTTCCTCCAGCGCGGCGGTCAGCAACTGGCCGGCGGGGCCGACGAAGGGGCGGCCTTCGCGGTCCTCCTGGTCACCCGGCTGCTCGCCGACGATGGCGATGGCCGCACCCTCCGGCCCCTCGCCCAGCACCGCCTGCGTTGCCCCCGGCACCAGCGGCTCGGAGCGTTGGATCAGGCGGTTCAGTTCGGCGAGGCTGTCCGGGGCCTGCTTGGCCATCGCCGCCACCGCCTTCTCCGGCATGCGGCGGCGCGGGATGGCGGCCTCCGCCTCCAGCATCGCCTGGACGCGGGCGGGGGCGGAGCGGACCATGGCCGGAATGGCCGCCGTCTCCGGCATGTTGGCCCAGTATTTCCGCGGCATCTCCGCCCGCATGGCCGTCGGGTTGACCCGAGCGGGATTGAAGGTGCTTTCGTAATAGCGCAGCCAGCCCTCGGCGAAGCGGTCGTCGGTTAGAGAGTCCGGACGCTCGGCGGGCGGGCCGGTCATCAGGCGGTGGCGGTCCCAGTGCAGCGAGCCCTTCGGCGTCAGGATCGTCCACACCATGCTTTCGAAGCGCTCGACGAAGAAGGGCGCGACGGCCTCGACGATGTGGTGGTCGGGCTCGAACCACGCGATGTAGCGCTCCCCGCCGTCCAGGGCAGGGAGCGCGCGGAAGCGCAGGAAGGCGTGCATCTTGTGGATGTCCCGGCGCACCGCCTTGTCGAGCCGCTCCAGCCGGTGGACCAGCGGGTCGGCGTGCTGGTCGAGCAACGCGCGCTCCCCGTTCAGCACCCGCCAGACCAGCCGGTAGAGCAGGGCGTAGCGCTCCGGATCACCGTGGCAGACGACGGTTTCGATCAACTGACCGACCGCTTGGGGCAGGAAGACCGGGGGGCCGTTTTCAAGTGCGGGTGCTTCGTCGCCGAACAGCGACGGCGCGCCCACGCTCCACAGCACCGCCTCGGGCGCCGTCCGGGCGGCGGCGAGGCGGCGCACCGCCCGGCGGAAGCCGTCGAGGTCCGCCCCTTCCCGCAAGGTGATCGTGTGCATCGTCAGAACAGACTCAGTTGGCTGGACGGGGTGACCAGCCGCTGCCGCAGGTCCAGCCGGTCGGTCAGCCCGCCCACGGGGTGGTAGTCGGCGGCGATCAGGAAGGGGCGGGCGCGGCGCAGCCCGCTCGACAGCCGCCCCAGATCCTCCATGCGCAGGCGGGTGTGGCGGCGCGCCGACAGGATCTTGTCGACGGCGCGCGCACCCAGCCCCGGCACCCGCAGCAGCATCTCGCGGTCGGCGCGGTTGACGTCCACCGGGAAGCGCTCCCGGTTCTTCAGCGCCCAGGCCAGCTTCGGGTCGATGCCGAGATCGAGCATCCCGCCCTCGCCGCCGGACGCGATCTCCTCCACCGTGAAGCCGTAGTAGCGCAGCAGCCAGTCGGCCTGATACAGCCGGTTCTCCCGTTGCAGCGGCGGCGGCTTGACCGGCAGCACCGAGCTGGCCTCCGGGATCGGGCTGAAGGCCGAATAATAGACGCGGCGCAGCCCGTAGCGCTGGTAGAGCGTGCCGCTGGTCTCCAGGACCGAGCGGTCGGTGGCGTCGTCGGCTCCGACGATCAGCTGGGTGCTCTGGCCGGCGGGGGAGAAGCGGCGGCGCTCCTCCTTGGCCTCGACGATGCGTTCGTTGACCTGACCCATCACCGCCTTGATGGTGCCGCCGTTCTTCTCCGGCGCGAAAGCCTTCAGGCTATGGTCGGTGGGCAGTTCGAGGTTGATCGACAGGCGGTCCGCCCACAGCCCGGCCTGCTCGATCAGCCAGGGGCTGGCCTCGGGGATGGTCTTCAGGTGGATGTAGCCGGCAAAGCCGTGGTCGCGCCGCAGCGTCCGCGCCACCAGCATCATCTGCTCCATCGTGTGGTCCGGCGAACGGATGATGCCGGAGGACAGGAACAGCCCCTCGATGCAATTGCGCTTGTAGAAGCCCAGGGTCAGTTCCACCACCTCCGCCACCGTGAAGCGGGCGCGGCGGACGTTGGAGGAGCGCCGGTTGATGCAGTACACGCAGTCGAACAGGCAGTGGTTGGTCAGCAGGATCTTCAGGAGCGAGACGCAGCGCCCGTCCGGCGTGTAGGCATGGCAGATGCCGG
This window contains:
- a CDS encoding UdgX family uracil-DNA binding protein (This protein belongs to the uracil DNA glycosylase superfamily, members of which act in excision repair of DNA. However, it belongs more specifically to UdgX branch, whose founding member was found to bind uracil in DNA (where it does not belong), without cleaving it, appears to promote DNA repair by a pathway involving RecA, rather than base excision.); this translates as MHTITLREGADLDGFRRAVRRLAAARTAPEAVLWSVGAPSLFGDEAPALENGPPVFLPQAVGQLIETVVCHGDPERYALLYRLVWRVLNGERALLDQHADPLVHRLERLDKAVRRDIHKMHAFLRFRALPALDGGERYIAWFEPDHHIVEAVAPFFVERFESMVWTILTPKGSLHWDRHRLMTGPPAERPDSLTDDRFAEGWLRYYESTFNPARVNPTAMRAEMPRKYWANMPETAAIPAMVRSAPARVQAMLEAEAAIPRRRMPEKAVAAMAKQAPDSLAELNRLIQRSEPLVPGATQAVLGEGPEGAAIAIVGEQPGDQEDREGRPFVGPAGQLLTAALEEAGVDRGGLYLTNAVKHFKFVQRGKRRIHQSPTSGEVKHYRWWLMTELGFVRPRLVVALGATAALALSGRPVSVLRERGPMAFDGRNGDGRNGDGWNGFVTVHPSYLLRLPGDEERRRAQAEFVADLRRAAALA
- a CDS encoding putative DNA modification/repair radical SAM protein encodes the protein MDDALIEKLGILADAAKYDASCASSGAKPRSGGKEGLGSTTGAGICHAYTPDGRCVSLLKILLTNHCLFDCVYCINRRSSNVRRARFTVAEVVELTLGFYKRNCIEGLFLSSGIIRSPDHTMEQMMLVARTLRRDHGFAGYIHLKTIPEASPWLIEQAGLWADRLSINLELPTDHSLKAFAPEKNGGTIKAVMGQVNERIVEAKEERRRFSPAGQSTQLIVGADDATDRSVLETSGTLYQRYGLRRVYYSAFSPIPEASSVLPVKPPPLQRENRLYQADWLLRYYGFTVEEIASGGEGGMLDLGIDPKLAWALKNRERFPVDVNRADREMLLRVPGLGARAVDKILSARRHTRLRMEDLGRLSSGLRRARPFLIAADYHPVGGLTDRLDLRQRLVTPSSQLSLF